One genomic window of Pirellulales bacterium includes the following:
- a CDS encoding thioredoxin family protein, translated as MRRALFASGLALAAVLLAAPSIAAAGEKVIWADNLDEAWQLAQEHQRPMLVFVTRSNCKYCVRMKSQTYANEQVAREVNNRFVPVMVNSQTAQQLVTKLDIKSFPTTLVITPDYYIVEQVKGYVSPTELYRRLGTCEERIAQLPATASKLK; from the coding sequence CTGCCGTTCTGCTGGCGGCGCCTTCGATCGCCGCGGCAGGCGAAAAGGTGATTTGGGCTGATAATCTCGACGAGGCCTGGCAACTTGCCCAAGAGCACCAGCGACCGATGCTGGTGTTCGTCACCCGCAGCAATTGCAAGTATTGCGTGCGGATGAAAAGCCAAACCTACGCCAACGAACAGGTGGCTCGCGAAGTGAACAATCGCTTCGTGCCAGTGATGGTCAACTCGCAAACGGCGCAGCAGTTGGTGACGAAGCTCGACATCAAGTCGTTTCCCACGACGCTCGTGATTACTCCCGATTATTACATCGTGGAGCAAGTCAAGGGTTATGTGTCGCCGACAGAGCTTTATCGCCGGCTGGGCACGTGCGAGGAGCGGATCGCGCAGCTTCCGGCGACCGCCAGCAAACTCAAGTAG
- a CDS encoding lipopolysaccharide biosynthesis protein, which produces MSVAGRIARNTATTWLRSLIAALVALFLVRFLLTHLGQAGYGTVELITTIVYLTILTDLGLRAALSRHLAEQVALANPQRVNELFNSALSCYLVLGLALAGLFALCAEPIVDYFEIAPEQRAAAITLVRWYVALSAVMSFVAPSFGALIEADHRFDITDLVQITDVLVRFVGVLALLGGMGLGLYGWAVAMLGARAVSVLTLMIFAKRLYPPLQLGARFVRIDAFRDLYSLGGFLFLHSLVLQVNTLTDPVVLARFLGPVSVAIYKPALLVVTSAYPFVAALSRQIKPLVTALQATGNDQQVQEVTIRGTRLTILIAVPFCVVFGAFAHPIISIWLGDTLGADALVTAQALTLLSLMDLATHIRETQSFVMVGLNRVRFMTLVQAAGGIASIICGIALVWWLHRQGWGYMSVVGVAVPAVISSWAQLAVITVHIGRETGIGVRRYLLYGFGRGLVVLAITASVAIALAQGMAPKSLLTLIPCVAVTGCAWLIASWTIGFDRRDRVRVGQIAQGAVRRALGRAAATATPEADPSVSDSSDVETQTLDASITLEIESARRETDASAAPGAT; this is translated from the coding sequence TTGAGCGTCGCTGGCCGCATTGCGCGAAACACCGCCACCACCTGGCTGCGCAGCCTGATCGCCGCTTTGGTGGCCCTCTTCCTGGTGCGCTTCCTGCTGACCCACCTCGGTCAGGCGGGCTACGGCACGGTCGAGCTCATCACCACCATTGTTTACCTGACGATCCTCACCGATCTGGGATTGCGCGCCGCGTTGTCGCGTCATTTGGCGGAACAGGTGGCGCTGGCCAACCCGCAGCGCGTCAACGAGTTGTTCAATAGCGCCCTGAGCTGCTACCTCGTGCTGGGGCTGGCGCTGGCAGGACTATTCGCGCTCTGCGCCGAACCGATCGTCGATTACTTCGAGATCGCCCCCGAGCAGCGCGCGGCGGCCATCACCTTGGTGCGCTGGTACGTGGCGCTATCGGCTGTCATGTCGTTCGTGGCCCCCAGCTTTGGCGCATTGATCGAGGCCGACCATCGGTTCGACATCACGGATCTGGTGCAAATCACCGATGTGCTCGTGCGCTTTGTGGGGGTGTTGGCGCTGCTGGGTGGCATGGGACTAGGACTGTACGGCTGGGCCGTGGCGATGCTCGGCGCGCGCGCGGTGAGCGTGCTGACTTTGATGATCTTCGCCAAGCGGCTTTATCCGCCGCTACAACTTGGCGCCCGCTTTGTGCGCATCGACGCGTTTCGCGATCTGTATTCGCTGGGCGGATTTCTGTTTCTGCACTCGCTAGTGCTGCAAGTCAACACGCTCACCGATCCCGTGGTGCTGGCCCGATTTTTGGGCCCCGTGTCGGTGGCGATCTACAAGCCCGCCCTGCTCGTGGTGACCAGCGCGTACCCGTTTGTGGCCGCGCTCAGCCGGCAGATCAAGCCACTGGTGACGGCGCTGCAGGCGACCGGCAACGATCAACAAGTGCAGGAGGTGACGATCCGCGGCACACGCCTCACCATCTTGATCGCAGTGCCGTTCTGCGTGGTGTTCGGCGCCTTCGCGCACCCGATCATCAGCATCTGGCTGGGGGACACGCTGGGGGCCGACGCGCTCGTCACCGCCCAGGCGCTCACCTTGCTTTCGCTCATGGATTTGGCCACGCATATCCGCGAGACGCAATCGTTCGTCATGGTGGGCCTCAATCGCGTTCGCTTTATGACGCTGGTGCAGGCCGCCGGGGGTATTGCCAGCATTATTTGCGGCATCGCGCTGGTCTGGTGGCTACACCGGCAAGGATGGGGCTACATGAGCGTGGTCGGCGTGGCCGTGCCGGCCGTCATTTCGAGTTGGGCGCAACTGGCGGTGATCACCGTCCATATCGGCCGCGAAACCGGCATCGGCGTGCGCCGCTACCTGTTGTACGGCTTTGGCCGCGGCTTGGTGGTACTCGCGATCACCGCCAGCGTGGCAATCGCGCTAGCGCAAGGGATGGCGCCAAAATCGTTGTTGACGCTTATCCCCTGTGTCGCCGTCACTGGCTGCGCGTGGCTCATCGCCAGTTGGACCATCGGCTTCGATCGTCGCGATCGCGTCCGCGTCGGGCAGATCGCCCAAGGCGCCGTGCGGCGCGCGCTCGGTCGGGCCGCGGCGACCGCAACGCCCGAGGCGGACCCTTCGGTCAGCGACTCCAGCGATGTGGAGACGCAGACGCTCGACGCCTCGATCACCCTGGAGATCGAGTCAGCGCGGCGCGAGACTGACGCCAGCGCCGCCCCCGGCGCTACTTGA
- the asnB gene encoding asparagine synthase (glutamine-hydrolyzing), with the protein MCGIAGIFGQGSREPVTSEQLEAMLATMPYRGPDARGVRVFDPGTGLGHLRLAILDLRPESNQPFEIDDGDLTITYNGEIFNYVELRAELEALGETFRTQSDTEVLLRAYRRWGFESLTKFNGMWAFAIYDRRRDVLFCARDRFGVKPFNYATHRGRFLFASEIKALLAVAPELAEPDYNSISRVLRASVGARCTSTCFVDVKRLPPAHAMTVTRQGVTIERYWNYATEVDHSLSFDDAAEQLQELLSDAVKLRMRSDVPVGLTLSGGVDSSALACMLRTFYEGPFDTFTAAYQGEPYDESPQAAKLAQSLGMRSNLIPARFDDFLPTLRQIVWHLETPIPSPAVFPLWNIDREARGKVTVLLEGQGADELLAGYSSNFLDAVLDRLFAGRIGGAMSELRWACQTLGPVSALLLAGRRLNPPLVHKAFRSWRGDERVYIGPLRDASESPDRQLSISGIGRLN; encoded by the coding sequence ATGTGCGGAATTGCCGGAATCTTTGGCCAGGGATCCCGGGAGCCTGTCACCTCCGAGCAATTGGAGGCGATGCTGGCGACCATGCCGTATCGCGGTCCCGACGCAAGGGGGGTACGTGTGTTCGATCCAGGTACCGGCCTGGGGCATTTGCGATTGGCGATCCTCGATCTGCGCCCCGAGAGCAATCAGCCGTTTGAGATCGACGACGGCGACCTGACGATCACCTACAACGGCGAGATCTTCAACTACGTTGAGCTGCGCGCCGAGCTCGAGGCGTTGGGCGAGACCTTTCGCACCCAGTCCGACACCGAAGTGTTGTTGCGCGCTTATCGGCGCTGGGGCTTCGAGTCGCTGACCAAGTTCAATGGCATGTGGGCATTCGCCATATACGATCGCCGCCGCGACGTGTTGTTTTGCGCCCGCGATCGATTCGGCGTCAAGCCGTTCAACTACGCGACGCACCGCGGTCGATTTTTATTCGCCTCCGAGATCAAGGCGCTGTTGGCGGTCGCGCCGGAATTGGCGGAGCCCGATTACAACTCCATCTCGCGCGTGCTGCGCGCCAGCGTTGGCGCGCGCTGCACTTCGACTTGCTTTGTCGACGTGAAGCGCTTGCCCCCGGCGCACGCGATGACCGTCACGCGCCAAGGCGTGACGATCGAACGGTATTGGAACTATGCGACCGAAGTCGATCATTCGCTCAGTTTCGACGACGCGGCCGAGCAGTTGCAAGAGTTGCTCTCCGACGCCGTGAAATTGCGGATGCGCAGCGACGTGCCGGTGGGGCTGACGCTGTCGGGCGGCGTCGACTCGTCAGCGCTGGCGTGCATGCTGCGCACCTTTTACGAGGGGCCGTTCGACACCTTTACGGCGGCCTATCAGGGAGAACCGTATGACGAATCGCCGCAGGCCGCCAAACTGGCCCAATCGCTGGGGATGCGATCGAACCTGATTCCCGCGCGATTCGACGATTTTCTGCCCACCTTGCGGCAGATTGTTTGGCATCTGGAGACGCCCATTCCCTCGCCGGCCGTCTTTCCACTCTGGAACATCGACCGCGAGGCGCGCGGCAAGGTAACGGTGCTCTTGGAAGGACAAGGGGCGGACGAATTGCTGGCGGGCTACAGCTCAAACTTCCTCGATGCGGTTCTCGATCGGTTGTTTGCGGGGCGTATCGGCGGCGCCATGAGTGAATTGCGATGGGCCTGCCAGACCCTGGGACCCGTCAGCGCGCTGCTGTTGGCCGGCCGCCGCCTGAATCCTCCGCTGGTTCACAAGGCGTTCCGGAGTTGGCGCGGCGACGAGCGCGTGTACATCGGCCCGCTGCGCGACGCCAGCGAATCGCCAGACCGGCAACTGTCGATCTCCGGCATCGGTCGACTCAACG